Sequence from the Microbacterium faecale genome:
GGGGGACGTGCTCGAGGCGATCACGCTGCTGCGGTCGTATCGCACGACGCTGCCGCGCTTCGGCGTGACGGTGCCGCTCGACACGGGCATGCTGCCGCCCGAGCGCCGCGTCTCCGCGACGTTCAAGGACATCCCGGGCGGGCAGCAGCTCGGCGCGACGTTCGACTACACGCACCGGCTCCTTGCCGACGAGCTCGCGACGCCGGAGGTTCCGACGCCGGACGTCGACGACGAGCCGATGCCGCGCGTGACGGACCTGCTGGGACACGGCGCGCTCGTGGAACCCGACCGGCCCGACGGCTGGGACGATCCGGACCCCGGCGACCTCACCCGCGAGCCCACGACCTTCCCGATGACGCGCGCCGAACGCCTCCAGGCGCTTGCACGCGGCGACGAGGGGTTCCTGCTGTCGCTCGGCTACTCCACGCAGCGCGGCTTCGGCAACACCCACCCGTTCGTCGGGGAGGTGCGCGTCGGCGAGATCGAGGTCGAGCTGGAGGTCCCGGAGATCGGGCACGCGGTGCCGATCGGCCGCATCGAGGTCACCGAATGCCAGATGGTCAACCAGTTCGTCGGATCCGCCGACCGGCCCCCGCAGTTCACGCGCGGATACGGCCTCTCATTCGGTCGCGCCGAGCGAAAGGCGATGTCGATGTCGCTTGTCGACCGCGCGCTGCGGAAGGACGAGTTCGGCGAGCGCGAGGTCTCGCCGGCGCAGGACGAGGAATTCGTCATCGCCCACAGCGACAACGTGCAGGCGACCGGCTTCGTCGAGCACCTGAAGCTTCCCCACTACGTCGACTTCCAGGCCGAGCTCGTGCTCGTCCGGCAGCTCGGCGCAGAGTTCGCGGCGCGCTCCGAGGCGCGCGAAGAGATGAAGGAGCCCGCTCATGACCGCGGTTGATCCCGGTGTCCGCCCCGACGAGGCGCTGTCGTTCGCGCCGACGGGCGAGCCGCGCATCGTCTACAACGAGGGCTACCTCGATGAGCAGACCAAGCGCGTGGTGCGCCGGGCGCTGCTCAAGGGCGTCGCCATCCCCGGCTTCCAGGTGCCGTTCGCCTCGCGTGAGGTGCCCATGCCGCGTGGCTGGGGGACGGGCGGAGTCCAGGTCACGGCCTCGGTGATCGGTGCGAACGACCGGCTGAAGGTCATCGACCAGGGCGCTGACGACACCACCAACGCCGTGTCGATTCGTCAGTTCTTCGAGCGCGTCGCTGGATCCGCTTCCACGACGCGCACCGAGCAGGCGACGATCATCCAGACGCGGCACCGGATCCCCGAGACGCCGCTCGCCCCGGGCCAGACGATCGTCTACCAGGTGCCGATCCCGGAGCCGCTGCGTTTCCTCGAGCCGCGCGAGACCGAGACGCGTCGCCTGCACGCGCTCGAGGAGTACGGCCTGATGTACGTCAAGCTCTACGAGGACATCGCACGGTACGGGCACATCGCCAAGACCTACGACTACCCGGTGATGGTCGGCTCGCGCTACGTGATGGCGCCATCGCCGATCCCCAGCTTCGACAACCCCAAGATGCACATGTCGCCCGCTCTGCAGCTGTTCGGCGCCGGCCGCGAGAAGCGGATCTACGCGATCCCGCCGTACACGCGAGTGGAGAGCCTCGGCTTCGAGGACTTCCCGTTCGAACCGCAGCGCTTCGACCGGCCGTGCGACATCTGCGGGTCCGAGGGCGTCTACCTCGACGAGGTCGTGACCGATGACGTCGGCGGCGCCATGTTCGTCTGCAGCGACACCGACCACTGCGAGCGCGCCGCCGAGCAGCCCCAGAAGGAGACCTCATGACCACGGCAACTCCCCTCCTGAGCGTCACGGACGCCGGACACCGCTACGGCGACCGGTTCGGCTGCCGCGGCGTGACGTTCGACCTCTGGCCCGGTGAGGTGCTGGCCGTCGTCGGCGAATCCGGGTCCGGCAAGTCGACGCTGCTCGGCATGCTCTCCCAGCGCCTCACGATCGACGAGGGATCCGCGCACTACGCGGGCGCGTCGGGCGAGCTGGCCGATCTCGACGCGCTGAGCGAGCGCGACGTGCGCCGGCTCTGGCGCACCGAGTGGGGCTTCGTGCACCAGAACGCCGCCGACGGGCTGCGGATGCACGTGTCGGCCGGCGGCAATGTCGGCGAACCGCTCATGGCCAACGGATGGCGCCACTACGGACGGATCCGTGAGAAGGCCGCCGAGTGGCTCGACCGCGTCGAGATCCCGGGTGACCGCATGGACGACGCCCCGGCGACGTTCTCGGGCGGGATGCGCCAGCGCGTACAGATCGCTCGCAACCTCGTGTTCGGGCCGCGGCTGGTCTTCATGGACGAGCCGACGAGCGGCCTCGACGTCTCCGTGCAGGCCCGACTGCTCGACCTGATCCGCTCGCTCGTCGCCGACCTCGGCCTCGCGGTCATCGTCGTCACCCACGACCT
This genomic interval carries:
- a CDS encoding carbon-phosphorus lyase complex subunit PhnI; its protein translation is MYVAVKGGEKAIANAHALLAKRGSGSDQERIASQQLRDQMGVLVARVMNEGSLYDPDLAAKALLQAQGDVLEAITLLRSYRTTLPRFGVTVPLDTGMLPPERRVSATFKDIPGGQQLGATFDYTHRLLADELATPEVPTPDVDDEPMPRVTDLLGHGALVEPDRPDGWDDPDPGDLTREPTTFPMTRAERLQALARGDEGFLLSLGYSTQRGFGNTHPFVGEVRVGEIEVELEVPEIGHAVPIGRIEVTECQMVNQFVGSADRPPQFTRGYGLSFGRAERKAMSMSLVDRALRKDEFGEREVSPAQDEEFVIAHSDNVQATGFVEHLKLPHYVDFQAELVLVRQLGAEFAARSEAREEMKEPAHDRG
- a CDS encoding alpha-D-ribose 1-methylphosphonate 5-phosphate C-P-lyase PhnJ, coding for MTAVDPGVRPDEALSFAPTGEPRIVYNEGYLDEQTKRVVRRALLKGVAIPGFQVPFASREVPMPRGWGTGGVQVTASVIGANDRLKVIDQGADDTTNAVSIRQFFERVAGSASTTRTEQATIIQTRHRIPETPLAPGQTIVYQVPIPEPLRFLEPRETETRRLHALEEYGLMYVKLYEDIARYGHIAKTYDYPVMVGSRYVMAPSPIPSFDNPKMHMSPALQLFGAGREKRIYAIPPYTRVESLGFEDFPFEPQRFDRPCDICGSEGVYLDEVVTDDVGGAMFVCSDTDHCERAAEQPQKETS
- the phnK gene encoding phosphonate C-P lyase system protein PhnK — its product is MTTATPLLSVTDAGHRYGDRFGCRGVTFDLWPGEVLAVVGESGSGKSTLLGMLSQRLTIDEGSAHYAGASGELADLDALSERDVRRLWRTEWGFVHQNAADGLRMHVSAGGNVGEPLMANGWRHYGRIREKAAEWLDRVEIPGDRMDDAPATFSGGMRQRVQIARNLVFGPRLVFMDEPTSGLDVSVQARLLDLIRSLVADLGLAVIVVTHDLAVARLISHRTVVMKDGHVIEQGLTDRVLDDPQAAYTQLLVSSILKG